DNA from Amorphoplanes friuliensis DSM 7358:
TCGTCGCTGTAGTGGTCGGCGGGCGGGCCGATCCGGTGCGGTGCGTCGGGCCAGTAGTCGGAGATCGAGGGAAAGGTGGGTGAGGCCGGCGCTGCGGGCCGGCGGTAGATCTCGTCGGAGTCGGTGTTGTCCACGGCTCGTGCTCCCTCGGGCAAGCGCCACGCCCGCGGGATCGCAGCGGGCAGCAGCGCGTGGTGATTCCCTCGTGACTACGGATGGAAGCGCCCGTCGGATCGATCACTGTGGGTGTTCGTCGGATTGCCTCTTGCCATCGTCGCGTTTTGCCCCGAATATTGCTGCTGCGTGTCTTCACTTATGGATCGAACGGAACCGGATGTCCCCAGAGGATGGTCGGCCCGGCGGATGGATTCCCCCGGTTCAGCATTTCGCTCCTCCCGCACCACAACGCCCACCCCTTCCGCCCGTGCCGGTCTCACCGGCCGGCGCCCATCGGCTCGCCCCGCGCCTCCGGCCGCGGACCGTCGTCGCCGGTGCGGCCACGCTCAGCGCGCTCTTCGTGATCGGCTTGGTGCTGGCGCCCGAGGAGAAGGAGGCGCGCCGGCCGCCGATGTTCATCGCGCTCCCGACCGTCCCCGAGGCGACCGTCCCGGCGGCGGACCCGTCCTCCGTCCCGGCGTCCGTTCCGTCGTCCACCGCCGCGCCGCGGCCGTTCCCGAGCCGCTCCACCGTGCGGGTGACCAGCGACTCGATCAGCACGGTGCGACCGCCGGCGGCGCGGAGGGTGGCCTCTCCCCGGCCGTCGCTTCCCGTGGTGGGTTCCTCGATCGGTCTGGGCTCGGCGTCCGTGCCAGGCCTGCGCGTGCGGCACCGTGACTACCGCGCCTACCTCGAGGAGGTCGGCGCCCGCAGCTCCGCGCAGGACCGGGCCGACTCGCGGTTCACCGTCCGGCCCGGCCGGGCCCGCACCGGCTGCCTCTCGTTCGAGTCGCAGAACTTCCCCGGCTATTTCCTGCGCCACCGCAACTTCGTGCTCCGCCTGGACCGCGTCGACGGCAGTGCGCTCTTCGACGCGGACACGACCTTTTGCGCGGTGCCCGTGACCGGTGGCGGATTTGTGCTCCGGGCGCACAACTACCCCGATCACTACCTCACGGAGCGCGACTCACTGCTGTCACTCATCCGTACGCGCCCGGCCGAGGCGACAGCGTTCGTCACCCGTCCGGTCGTCTAGACGTCGTACTCGTCGGGCAGCCGCATCCCCGGGCTGCCCACCTGCAGGCCGAGCGGGGTCGCCCGGCCCTGCGGCTCCTCCCACGCCTCCTGCCGCCCGAGAGCGGTCAGGTCCAGGTAGGGGTAACCGTTGTGGAACTCCTCGATGCCACGTCCATAGGTCGAATAGGTGTGGAAGACCTCGTCATCGACCCGCAGGAACGCGCTGAGACCCGGCAACTCCCCACCCCGCATGCTCTCGGTCCACGGCCCGCCCGTCCACGGCGTCCCCGTCTCCGCAAGCTCGTCCTCGGTACGGAAGTGCAGCAGCACCGGCGTCACACGGTCGTCGAGGGTCGCGTGGAAGTCGTAGTTGAAGTCGCTGCCGTACGACGAGTACCAGGGGAACGTCCAGCCCATCCGCTCCCGGAAGGCGGCAATCTGGGCGTACGGGGCGCGCGACACCGCCACCAGGGTGGTGTTGCGGGCGTGCAGTTGCCGCAGCCCGGCGATGCTGTCGGCCGCCGAGGAGCAGCTCGCGCAGGCCGCCTCCCAGCCGGGCGCGAACATGAAGTGGTGCAGCACCAGCTGCCGGCGGCCCTCGAACAGCTCGGGCAGACCCACCGCCCCGTCCGGGCCTTCGAAGCGGTACGGCTTGTCGATCCGTACCATCGGCAGCCGCCGGCGATCGGCGTTGAGCCGGTCCCGGGCCCGGGTGAGCTCTTTCTCCCGCGTCAGCAACTCCTTGCGGGCCGCGAGCCACTCCTCCCGCGTCACCACGTCGGGTGTCATGTCATTTCCTCCTTCAAGGCGCACCGTCCGCTCCTTTTGTGGCAAACCATCGGGGTTGCTGTCGACGCTGTGGCGACCATCTTGCGCGTCTGCGACCGTCTCGGCGCCTCCACTGTGGAAATCGTGCCGCCCTGGGGCGATTCCGGCTCGGGGTCCCGGCCGGACGTCCCTGCTGAGCAGCGGGGCGGCCACCGTAATGCGGCCGTTCCGGCATAAACGGACCGCCCAGGCGATATCCGTTCCTTCCAGGCCTAGCGGCAACAGGTGTTCTTGTCGATGATGGCTACGTGACAGGCCGGCACCGTCGACGAATGCGATTTCGCGCAGGTACCGCCGCTCTGACGACGGTCGCCGTCGTAGCGGTGGTTGCCGGTGTGCGTGTGGGTATCAACCAGTTCAACGGCGCGGAGTGTTCCGGTGAGGTGCACCTGACCGTCGCGGCTGCACCTGGGCTCGCCGAGGCCGTGCGCAGCGAGGCCGACGCCTGGACGGGTGAGAAGGCCGAGATCGACGGGTCCTGCATCCGCATCGACGTGCAGTCCTCGGATCCGGCGGACGTCGCCGCGGTCCTGAGCGCGAAGCAGCGGGTCTCCCTGACCGGCGCGGGTGCGCCCCGGGAGGGTGTCGCCGCCCCCGACGTCTGGATCTCGGACTCGCGCAGCTGGTTGCAGCGGCTGCGGTCGGCCGCGCCGTCCTTCGCCTTCACCGAGGAGGGCTCGGTCGCGCTCAGCCCGGTCGTCCTGGCGATGCCCGCGCCGATCGCGGAGAGTCTCGGCTGGCCCCGCAAGAAGCTCACCTACAACGACCTGCTCACCCTGATCACCACCAGCACCACGACCCGGACCGGGACGGCCGATCCCACCCGCGACGCCACCGCGTTGTCGGGACTGCTCGCGCTGACCGCCGCGGCCACGGCCGCCGACCAGCGCAAGCCCGGCACCTCGAACGGTCTGCTGCGGTCGCTGGCCACCGACACGTCGGTGCTGCGCGACGACCTGATGGCCCAGCTGCCCCAATCGGCCGACGACGCGGCGCTGGCCGCCGGTCTCAGCCTCGCGGCCATGCCCGAGAGTGACGTCGTCCGGTACAACGCCGGCAACCCGCCGGTGCCGCTGGCCGCGCTCTACCTCGAGCCGGCGCCGGTGCCGCTGGACCACCCGTTCGCGGTCATGCCCGAGATCTCCCCGGACCAGGCCGAGGCCGCCCACCAGTTCTACGGCCGGCTCACCACGGGCAGCGCCTTCCGGGCCCAGCTCGGCACCGCCGGTCTGCGGGCGCCCGACGGCACCGCACCCTCCGGCCTCAAGCGTCCCGAGGGCGCGCCGGCCCGCATCGACACGGGTGCGTCGGCCGGCAGCGGCGAGGCCGCCGCCTCCGACGCCGACGGTGCCAGCATCGACCGTGCCCTGGCGGGCTGGTCGGCCGTGATCGCCCCGGCCCGGATGCTCGCGATCGTCGACTCCTCGACCAGCATGCGGACACCGGTGCCGACCGCCCGCAACGCGACCCGCATGCAGCTGACCATCGCCGCCGCCCGTGGCGGCCTGAGCCTGTTCAGCGACGACTGGGCGGTCGGTCTCTGGCAGTCCGCCGGCGGCTCCGGCGGCGGTCACAGCGAGCTCGTCCCGATCCGGCCCCTCACCGGCAACCGCACCACGGTCGCGAACGCCCTGGCCGGCATCCGGCCCTCCAGCGGCGAGGCGGGCCTCTACCGCTCGATCCTCGAGGGTTACCGCGCCGTCCAGAACGGCTGGCAGGCCGGCCGGGTCAACTCCGTCCTGGTCCTCACCGACGGCGTCGGCATCGGCGAGGGCGACCTCGAGCTGAACGACCTGCTCGATCAGCTCGCGGAGGCCAAGACAGCCGACAAGCCGGTCCAGGTGATCGTGCTCGGCATCGGCAACGCCGTCGAACAGCCCCCGCTCAAGAAGATCACCGGTGTCACCGGCGGCGGCGTATTTGTCGCCGAGGACCCGGCCCAGATCGGCGCGGTCTTCCTCGAGGCCCTCTCGCTGCGCACCACCGCACCCCGCTGACGCTTGACGTATCCACTTCCGTCGATTAGACCGGGGTGCGGCATTCGTCGAGCTCCGGGGGTACGGAAAATGGTTGTTGGTCGTGTGGTGGCTGCGGTCCTGATGGCCGGGGCACTGGGTCTGACCGGTGCGTCGCCCGCCGTGGCGAGCGGTGGTGATCCTGATGCGCCGACCGCGGGGCCGTGCGCCTACACGCCGACGCCGGACGATCCGGCCGCGCGGCCGGTGCCGCTGCCGCGTGATCCGGAGCGGACGCCGAGCCGGGGAGTGGTCGAGGTGCTGCTGCGGACCAACCTCGGGCCGATCCCGCTCGTGCTCGACCGGGCCGCGGCGCCCTGCACGGTGCAGAGCTTCGTGCACCTGACGCGGCAGCGGTTCTACGACCGGACGATCTGTCACCGGCTCACGACCTACCCGACCCTGCTGGTCCTGCAGTGCGGTGACCCGTCGGGGACCGGCGAGGGCGGGCCGGGGTACCGCTACGCCGACGAGCTGCCGACCGGTCTGCCCCCGGCGCCGACCGACCCGACCGGTGAGCGCCGCGTCTACGCCCGGGGTGTGCTCGCCATGGCGAACGCCGGGCCCGACACCAACGGCAGCCAGTTCTTCCTGGTCTACGGCAACTCGGCACTGCGCCCGAACTACACGATCTTCGGCAGTGTCACGACCACCGGCCTGGAAACCCTGGACGAGGTGGCAGCCGGGGGAGTGACCCCGACCGCGGAGGACCCGGCGCCGCTGGACGGGCCGCCCGCCCTGCGCACCGAGATCCGGACGGCGCGAGTCCGCTTCTGATCACGGCGGCGGTGCGCCGGGACCGGGGTGGTCTGCGATACCGTCTGTCGGTCGGGCCGTCGCGTTTCCCGGGTCGGGGACGACCCGCGCGGCAGTCAGCGATCAGGGAGACACCGATGACCGAGTCCACTGCAGGTTCCGACGCCACCGCCGGCGAGCAGCCCGAGGTCGAGCCGACCGAGGGTGACCAGCCCGAGGAGGAGTTCGTCAACCGCGCCGCCCGGCGGGCCAAGGGCAAGAAGGCCGGGGGCGGCCCCGAGGTCTTCACCAAGGGCCAGCGCCCGATGGGTCGCGGCTCGGTCCAGAGCCCCCGCCAGTACGGCAACCGTCGCAGCGGCTGATCCTTACCGGACCGCGGCAACCGTGGCGTCGGCCGCGCCCCGCCACAGCAGGCCCGTCTCGGTGAACCCCGCGGCGCGCAGGGCATCGAGATGCCAGGCCGCCGGCGGGGTCCACTCGGCCGCGCCGTGGGCGGCGGGATAGATCTTCTCGCGTTCGGCAAAGAGCGGCGCGAGCTGCGGGTCCGCCGCGACCTTGCTCCACCAGCCGGGCCAGGACAGTGCGGCACCCGTCGCGTAGCGCGTCTCGCGACGGGTGTCCGCCCTGGTCATCAGGCGTTTTGTCAGCCCCGGCAGTCCCTCGTCGGGCATGTGGTCGGCGTTGGCGAAGACGCCACCGGGGCGCAGCACCTGGAGGATCTCGCCGTAGAGCGTGGTCAGCCGCTCCGGTGGCAGCCAGTGCAACGCCGTGGCGGTCAGCACCGCGTCGTACCGCCGGTGGGGGAGTGCCGCCGTCCAGGACGGGTCGCCCAGGTCGGCCGCGATGATCGTCGCCCGGTCACCCAGGGAGGCGGTGGCCAGCGCGAGCAGCACCGGATCCTGGTCGACGACCGTGACCTCGGCGCCCGGGAAGCGGGCCAGCGTCCGCAGGCTGATCGTGCCGGTGCCGCCGGCCAGGTCCAGCACCCGCGGCGGTGCGTCGTCCGTGACGGCCCCGACCGCGTCCAGCATGGTCGTGAACCGGTGTTCCCGGTCGGGCAGGAACGCCTCCTGCTGCAGATTCCAGCTCTCCTGCCACGCTGCCGCCGAGTCGGCCAGGTAATGAGTCATGCCCGTCACGCTACTTACACAGGTCGGGGCGAGTCCAGAGGTTCCGGCGACTTGTTGCCACTAATTTGCAACAGTGAGGTCAGGGCCACGCCGGTCAGGCACAAGGCGCCGCCGACCAGCGCCAGCGGTGCGGGCGCCTCGTCCAGCAGCAGCCAGGACATCAGCACGGCCAGACCCGGGACCAGGTACGACGACGAGCTCAGCGTGCCCGCGCTCATCCGCTTGAGGGCGTGCGCCCACGTCGCGAACGCGATGGCCGTCGGGAACACCCCCAGGTAGACGACCCCGAGGGTGGCGGACCCGGGCGCCGCGCGAACCTCGTCGACCAGCGCCGGGGCGAACGGCAGGCAGGCGACGGCGCCCGCGACGCAGCCGAGCCACGTGGCGGTGAACGGGTCCACGAAGTCGAGGGCCTGCTTCTGCAGGAGCACGCCGACGGCGTACAGGGCGGCGGCGCCGAGCGCGAGCAGCACACCCGTCGTGTCGTGGCGGCCGGTCGAGGTGGCGGCAGCGATCGTTGCGACCCCGGCGAACGCGACCACCAGCCCGATCATCAAGCCGCGCGGGAAGCCCTCCTTCAGGTACAGCCCGGCGAGGACGGCGATCAGGATCGGCCCGACGTTGATCACGAGGGCGGTGGTACCCGCGTCGAGGTGGTGTTCGGCCGCGTTCACGAGCACGGCGTAGATGCCGAACCACAGCACTCCGTACACGATGACCAGCAGGAGGGGACGGCCGCGCGGGAGGCGACGGGGTCTGAAGGACGCGACCAGGGTGAGTGCGGTGGCGCCGACGGCGAGCCGGCCGAGCGCCATCGCGCCGGGGCTGTAGTGCGCGCCGGCACTGCGGATCACGATGAACGCGGACGCCCAGAGGATCATCGTGGCCGCCGCGGCGAGCAGGGGCAGAGTGGCGGTCTTCGCGGGAGGCATGTGTCCAATCTCAGCCGCCTGCCGTTTAAGCACAAGCAAAGACTTCTACCGGATCATTAAGCCCTACTGTACGGTGGCCGCATGCTGGACCTGCACCGTCTGCGTATCTTTCGGGCCGTCGTGGCCAGCGGCTCCGTGAACGCCGCGGCTGCCAACCTGGGCTACACCGCATCGGCGGTGAGCCAGCACGTCACCGCCCTGCAGCGGGAGACCGGTCTGGTCCTGCTCTCCCGCAACGGCCGCGGCATCCAGCCGACCTCGGCCGGCCTGGCCCTCGCCCGCGAGGCCGACGGCGTGCTGACCCGGCTCGGTGACGTCGAGGCCTTCGTGGCGGACCTGCGCGACGGGCGCACCGGTTCGCTGTCGATGGCCTACTTCCCGTCGGTCGGCGCGGCGTGGCTGCCGACGGTCGCCCGTGTGCTGCTGCGGGAGTTCCCCGACATCCGCCTCGACCTCGAGCTGCGCGACGATCCACCGACCGGCGCGGGAAAGCGCCCCGACGTCCAGATCATGGTGTCGCACCGGGACTACACGGGCACCCGCGACGCCCGGGCCGAGCACCTGATCGACGACCCGTACGTCGTCGTGCTCCCCAAGGACCATCCTTTGGCCGGTGAGGACACTGTGGACCTGGGTCGCCTCGCCGGCGAACGCTGGATCGACAACGACTTCGCGCGCGGCTGGTGCCGGCGGAACCTTGTCGAAGCCTGCCGGGCAGCGGGTTTCAGCCCGCCGTTCCGGGTCGAGGCCCACGACTATCCGACCGCGATCGCCTTTGTCGCCGCGGGAATCGGTGTCACCGTGCTGCCGAGGCTGGGTGCCGCGACCCTGCCCGGTGGGGTGGTCGCCGTGCCGGTCACCGGACCGGTTGTGCAACGCTCGATCTACGCGCTGGTGCAGACCGCGGTGGCGTCCACCCCGCCGGTGCGGTGTGTTGTCGAGACGCTCGCCCGGTGCGCCCTCACGGCGTGATCCGCCACTCCTGGCAGACGTTGCCCAGCGCTGCCCACTGCCGTACGGCGGTGCCGTTGGCAGTGCCGCAGTCGGCCACGTCGAGGACCTTGCCGTTGCCACGGTTCGCGATCAGGTAGCGGCCGTTGACCGGCGTGATACTCCACTG
Protein-coding regions in this window:
- a CDS encoding AbfB domain-containing protein, with protein sequence MPVSPAGAHRLAPRLRPRTVVAGAATLSALFVIGLVLAPEEKEARRPPMFIALPTVPEATVPAADPSSVPASVPSSTAAPRPFPSRSTVRVTSDSISTVRPPAARRVASPRPSLPVVGSSIGLGSASVPGLRVRHRDYRAYLEEVGARSSAQDRADSRFTVRPGRARTGCLSFESQNFPGYFLRHRNFVLRLDRVDGSALFDADTTFCAVPVTGGGFVLRAHNYPDHYLTERDSLLSLIRTRPAEATAFVTRPVV
- a CDS encoding substrate-binding domain-containing protein, with protein sequence MRFRAGTAALTTVAVVAVVAGVRVGINQFNGAECSGEVHLTVAAAPGLAEAVRSEADAWTGEKAEIDGSCIRIDVQSSDPADVAAVLSAKQRVSLTGAGAPREGVAAPDVWISDSRSWLQRLRSAAPSFAFTEEGSVALSPVVLAMPAPIAESLGWPRKKLTYNDLLTLITTSTTTRTGTADPTRDATALSGLLALTAAATAADQRKPGTSNGLLRSLATDTSVLRDDLMAQLPQSADDAALAAGLSLAAMPESDVVRYNAGNPPVPLAALYLEPAPVPLDHPFAVMPEISPDQAEAAHQFYGRLTTGSAFRAQLGTAGLRAPDGTAPSGLKRPEGAPARIDTGASAGSGEAAASDADGASIDRALAGWSAVIAPARMLAIVDSSTSMRTPVPTARNATRMQLTIAAARGGLSLFSDDWAVGLWQSAGGSGGGHSELVPIRPLTGNRTTVANALAGIRPSSGEAGLYRSILEGYRAVQNGWQAGRVNSVLVLTDGVGIGEGDLELNDLLDQLAEAKTADKPVQVIVLGIGNAVEQPPLKKITGVTGGGVFVAEDPAQIGAVFLEALSLRTTAPR
- a CDS encoding DMT family transporter; this encodes MPPAKTATLPLLAAAATMILWASAFIVIRSAGAHYSPGAMALGRLAVGATALTLVASFRPRRLPRGRPLLLVIVYGVLWFGIYAVLVNAAEHHLDAGTTALVINVGPILIAVLAGLYLKEGFPRGLMIGLVVAFAGVATIAAATSTGRHDTTGVLLALGAAALYAVGVLLQKQALDFVDPFTATWLGCVAGAVACLPFAPALVDEVRAAPGSATLGVVYLGVFPTAIAFATWAHALKRMSAGTLSSSSYLVPGLAVLMSWLLLDEAPAPLALVGGALCLTGVALTSLLQISGNKSPEPLDSPRPV
- a CDS encoding LysR family transcriptional regulator, encoding MLDLHRLRIFRAVVASGSVNAAAANLGYTASAVSQHVTALQRETGLVLLSRNGRGIQPTSAGLALAREADGVLTRLGDVEAFVADLRDGRTGSLSMAYFPSVGAAWLPTVARVLLREFPDIRLDLELRDDPPTGAGKRPDVQIMVSHRDYTGTRDARAEHLIDDPYVVVLPKDHPLAGEDTVDLGRLAGERWIDNDFARGWCRRNLVEACRAAGFSPPFRVEAHDYPTAIAFVAAGIGVTVLPRLGAATLPGGVVAVPVTGPVVQRSIYALVQTAVASTPPVRCVVETLARCALTA
- a CDS encoding peptidylprolyl isomerase, with the translated sequence MVVGRVVAAVLMAGALGLTGASPAVASGGDPDAPTAGPCAYTPTPDDPAARPVPLPRDPERTPSRGVVEVLLRTNLGPIPLVLDRAAAPCTVQSFVHLTRQRFYDRTICHRLTTYPTLLVLQCGDPSGTGEGGPGYRYADELPTGLPPAPTDPTGERRVYARGVLAMANAGPDTNGSQFFLVYGNSALRPNYTIFGSVTTTGLETLDEVAAGGVTPTAEDPAPLDGPPALRTEIRTARVRF
- a CDS encoding DUF899 domain-containing protein; protein product: MTPDVVTREEWLAARKELLTREKELTRARDRLNADRRRLPMVRIDKPYRFEGPDGAVGLPELFEGRRQLVLHHFMFAPGWEAACASCSSAADSIAGLRQLHARNTTLVAVSRAPYAQIAAFRERMGWTFPWYSSYGSDFNYDFHATLDDRVTPVLLHFRTEDELAETGTPWTGGPWTESMRGGELPGLSAFLRVDDEVFHTYSTYGRGIEEFHNGYPYLDLTALGRQEAWEEPQGRATPLGLQVGSPGMRLPDEYDV
- a CDS encoding class I SAM-dependent methyltransferase, coding for MTHYLADSAAAWQESWNLQQEAFLPDREHRFTTMLDAVGAVTDDAPPRVLDLAGGTGTISLRTLARFPGAEVTVVDQDPVLLALATASLGDRATIIAADLGDPSWTAALPHRRYDAVLTATALHWLPPERLTTLYGEILQVLRPGGVFANADHMPDEGLPGLTKRLMTRADTRRETRYATGAALSWPGWWSKVAADPQLAPLFAEREKIYPAAHGAAEWTPPAAWHLDALRAAGFTETGLLWRGAADATVAAVR